The window CGCGGCGTGGCGATCGCGCTTCTCGCACTGCCTCTATTTCGACCCGACCGACGTCCGCTCGGCGCGCTACAATCCGCTGCTCGAAGTGCGCAAGGGCGCATGCGAGGTCCGCGACGTCCAGAATATCGCCGATATCTTGGTCGACCCGGAAGGGGCGCTCGAACGGCGTAATCACTGGGAAAAGACCTCCCATTCGCTGCTCGTCGGCGCGATCCTCCACATTCTCTACGCCGAAGAAGAGAAGACACTCGCGCGCGTCGCGACCTTTCTCTCCGATCCCTCGCGCAGCTTCGCCGCGACGCTCGTCGCGATGATGCGCACCAATCATCTCGGAACGGCAGACGAGCCGCGGGTCCATCCCGTCGTGGCATCGGCGGCGCGCGAGCTGCTCAACAAGAGCGAGAATGAGCGCTCGGGCGTGCTCTCGACCGCCATGTCGTTCCTCGGCCTCTATCGTGACCCGACGGTCGCCGCGGTGACATCGGGATGCGACTGGCGGATCGCCGATCTCGTCTCCGCCGAGCGGCCGCTCTCGCTCTATCTCGTCATCCCGCCGTCGGACATTTCGCGGACCAAGCCGCTCGTTCGCCTGATCCTCAACCAGATCGGTCGCCGCCTCACCGAGAAGCTCGACGACCGGCGATCGACCGTCCGCCGCCACGACCTTCTGCTGATGCTCGACGAGTTCCCGGCGCTTGGCCGTCTCGATTTCTTCGAGACCGCGCTGGCCTTCATGGCGGGCTACGGCATTCGCGCCTTCCTGATCGCGCAGTCGCTGAACCAGATTTCCAAAGCCTATGGCGATAACAACGCCATCCTCGACAATTGTCATGTCCGCGTCGCCTTCGCGACCAACGACGAGCGCACCGCGAAACGCATCTCGGACGCGCTCGGCACCGCGACCGAGCAGCGTGCAATGCGCAACTACGCTGGCCACCGGCTCGCGCCCTGGCTCGCCCACGTCATGGTCAGCCGGCAGGAAACCGCCCGCGCGCTGCTGACGCCGGGTGAGGTCATGCAGCTGCCGCCGACCGACGAGCTGGTGCTCGTCGCCGGGCTGGCGCCGATCCGTGCGAAGAAGTTGCGCTATTTCGAGGACGCCAATTTCAAGGCGCGCCTCGGCCCCGCGCCCGAACTCGCCGATGACGGCTATGCCGATCGACCGGCAACACGCGGCGACGATTGGAGCGGCTGCGTTGCGGGGTTGGTCGCTGCCGACATCGACGCGGATGACGCCGACGACGCCGCGATCGAGGATGGCGGCGCGCAGCAGGCGAAGGTGCCCGAACTCGCCGAACAGCCGGAACCGCGCGTCGAGACCGCGCGTCCCTCCAACCCGCTCGGCATCGACGACGATACCGATCCCGCGATCGACAAGAAATTGATGGACCGCGTCCGTCCGCTCGCGCCGGTCTTGATCGGTCACGCGATGGACGAAGCCGTGTCGCAGGACGGCGAGCAGCTGGGGCTCGGGCTGTGAGCGCGCGCGCGGGCCTCGTCCGGCACCAACTCTTCATCGAGCGCGGCCTCAGCGACCGGCTTTCGCTGCTCGCGAGAAAGCCCGGCGTCACCAAATCGACGATCCTCGCCGAGGCGCTCGAAGCCTGGCTGACGCGCCAAGGCGTCAATGAACTGCAGGAGCGCTTCGGTCCGCGCCTCGATGGCCTGGCGCGCGTGCTCGCGCGGATCGAGCGCAACGGCCAGATCGAGATCGAAATCCTCGCACTCCTCGTGCGCTACCTCCTCGCATCGGTCCCGCCGGTTGCCGAGGGCGATGATGTCGCGCGCGCGCAGGGCCGCGAGCGCTTCGAATGGTTCACGGCGAAGGTCGTCGAGGCCTTCCGCGAGGGCCGCGGCAGTTTTGGCTCGGGAGGCGGCGCGTGAGTGCGGCCGTCTCCGCCGAACGGCGGCGCACGATGCTGCGCAGCGCGATGGGCCCGGCGATCGAGGCGGCGCTGTCGAACGCGCATGTCGTCGAGGTGATGGTCAATCCCGACGGGGCGCTGCGCGTCGACGTGCTCGGTGAAGGCCGGGTCGATACCGGCGTGCGCATGGCGCCCGAACAGGTCGAGCGGATCATCCGGCTTGTGGCATCGCATGCCCGCTTCGAGGTGCACGCCGCGTCGCCGATCGTCAGCGCCGAGCTGCCGCCGCATGGCGAAGGGGCAGGCGAGCGGTTCGAGGGCCTGTTGCCACCGGTCAGCCTCGCCCCCTGTTTCTCGATCCGCAAGCCCGCGGCGCGGGTCTATACGCTAATGGATTATGTCGGCGCCGGCATCGCGACGCCGGAGGCGGCGCGCCTCCTGTCGCTGGCCGTCGTCGAACGGCTCAACATCCTCGTCGCCGGCGGAACCAGCTCGGGCAAGACGACGCTTGCCAATGCGCTCCTCGCCGAAATGGCGAGCCTCGACGAACGCGTGATCCTGATCGAGGACACGCGAGAGCTCCAATGCCCCGCGCCCGACCGCGTCGAACTGCGCACGCGTGCGGGCGCGGTCTCGATGGGCGATCTCGTCCGCTCGACGCTGCGGCTCCGCCCCGACCG of the Sphingobium herbicidovorans genome contains:
- the trbB gene encoding P-type conjugative transfer ATPase TrbB, which translates into the protein MSAAVSAERRRTMLRSAMGPAIEAALSNAHVVEVMVNPDGALRVDVLGEGRVDTGVRMAPEQVERIIRLVASHARFEVHAASPIVSAELPPHGEGAGERFEGLLPPVSLAPCFSIRKPAARVYTLMDYVGAGIATPEAARLLSLAVVERLNILVAGGTSSGKTTLANALLAEMASLDERVILIEDTRELQCPAPDRVELRTRAGAVSMGDLVRSTLRLRPDRIIVGEVRGAEALDMLKAWNTGHPGGIATVHANSAASALTRIEQLVQESVVTVPRRLIAEAIDLIVFIAGRGAARRIATIARVEGVGPTGDYALTDLSIQPEGEMPCP
- a CDS encoding conjugal transfer protein TraG: MTPTKLLIGQILIVFAIVVLGVWAATQWAAEMLGYQPELGAPWLRLGGLPVYRPWDLFPWWYHYEAYAPHVFDKAGSLAAASGFIGCGAAIGGSLWRARQKGQVTTYGSARWAKEREIDAAGLRGDAGVFLGRLSGRYLRHAGPEHVMAFAPTRSGKGVGLVVPTLLSWTGSAVVHDIKGENWQLTAAWRSRFSHCLYFDPTDVRSARYNPLLEVRKGACEVRDVQNIADILVDPEGALERRNHWEKTSHSLLVGAILHILYAEEEKTLARVATFLSDPSRSFAATLVAMMRTNHLGTADEPRVHPVVASAARELLNKSENERSGVLSTAMSFLGLYRDPTVAAVTSGCDWRIADLVSAERPLSLYLVIPPSDISRTKPLVRLILNQIGRRLTEKLDDRRSTVRRHDLLLMLDEFPALGRLDFFETALAFMAGYGIRAFLIAQSLNQISKAYGDNNAILDNCHVRVAFATNDERTAKRISDALGTATEQRAMRNYAGHRLAPWLAHVMVSRQETARALLTPGEVMQLPPTDELVLVAGLAPIRAKKLRYFEDANFKARLGPAPELADDGYADRPATRGDDWSGCVAGLVAADIDADDADDAAIEDGGAQQAKVPELAEQPEPRVETARPSNPLGIDDDTDPAIDKKLMDRVRPLAPVLIGHAMDEAVSQDGEQLGLGL